CTTCCCCAGAGCGTTCTCTGATTCCCGATCCGGATCCGGGCGGGGGAGACGCCGAGCTCGGAACCATACTGGCGAGCCCAGACTCGTGCATCCGCGAGCGCTCGCCTCTTGAGCCAGTCCATCACGAGATCGCGCGTCAACGTCTCACGTTGGGCGGAGGCGAGCCCACGCTCGAGGGTGACGTGAAACGCGCTCGCAAAACGGAGCGAGCTCGCGGACGAGCGTTTCTTAGCCCTTCGGCTGTGGCGGTCGACCCCCTGCGCTTCCTGCACCCACAAGCGCAAGAACCTTCCCCGAAACAGGACCTTTGATCCCGAGAGAAACCGCGGGGGAGTCACGACCAGCTCGCGCTCGCGCAGGGCTTCGGTTTTCTCGTAGATCCAGCGGCGCTTGG
This sequence is a window from bacterium. Protein-coding genes within it:
- a CDS encoding M48 family metallopeptidase translates to MPVLVVADTEIPYEIGRSQRAKRMRITVRPGSVDVIAPRFTPNRQIVAFAESKRRWIYEKTEALRERELVVTPPRFLSGSKVLFRGRFLRLWVQEAQGVDRHSRRAKKRSSASSLRFASAFHVTLERGLASAQRETLTRDLVMDWLKRRALADARVWARQYGSELGVSPARIRIGNQRTLWGSCSARGVISLNWRLIAAPKPVFEYVVVHELCHLIERNHGKRFWKLVGSMLPDYPERRTWLQRHGVALS